From the Solanum stenotomum isolate F172 chromosome 4, ASM1918654v1, whole genome shotgun sequence genome, one window contains:
- the LOC125861263 gene encoding protein NRT1/ PTR FAMILY 1.2-like — protein sequence MIQNRKNAHELVAERERYSHLLSFPQISSFFIMELSTINSPKTHHNKLISDDDPPLPTMQLQRSKGGLVTMPFIIANEALERVATFGVLPNMTFYLMKEYSMGVTTAQNLLFYWSSATNFLPLIGAFIADSYLGRFLTIGFGSIFSFLGTIVLWLTAMIPKARPPPCNLLVSGQACKSATTAQYTILISSFMLMSIGAGGIRPCSLAFGANQFDKRDTNGNIKRVLETYFNWYYAAVMISVLIAMTGIVYLQDHMGWKIGFGVPVVIMFFSAFLFFLATPLYIKENVINNLLGRFVQVIVVAYKNRKLAYPEQNSGYHYNKGSEFIVPTSKLRFLNKACIIKSSEDVKQDGVAVDSWSLCTVEQVEELKSLVRVMPLWSTGIMVSINLSQSSFPLLQAKSMDRHITKRVEIPAASFGIFTVIALTVWLVVYDRVIIPLGSRIRGKPFRIGTKERMGIGIFFSCMAMLLSGIIEHVRRRKSIDQGLLNNPEGVVAMSAMWLVPQHCLNGIAEAFNAIGQIEFYYSELPKSMSSIATAMFGLGTAVANLLASVILSNVDSITKREGKESWVSSNINRGHYENYYWLLAIMTCFNLVYFMVCSWAYGPCVESGSKKLVEEDGEMELENVSRPGSTT from the exons atGATTCAAAATAGAAAGAATGCACACGAGCTAGTtgcagagagagagaga TATTCTCATCTTCTTTCCTTCCCTCAAATCTCTAGCTTCTTCATCATGGAACTTTCTACCATTAATTCACCTAAAACTCATCACAATAAACTAATTTCTGATGATGATCCTCCACTACCAACAATGCAACTTCAAAGATCCAAGGGTGGTCTTGTAACCATGCCATTTATTATAG CAAATGAGGCATTGGAGAGGGTGGCAACTTTTGGGGTTTTACCaaatatgacattttatttgatgAAAGAGTATAGTATGGGAGTTACCACTGCACAAAATTTACTCTTTTATTGGTCATCAGCTACCAATTTCTTGCCACTTATTGGAGCTTTCATAGCAGATTCATATCTTGGACGCTTCCTTACCATTGGATTTGGTTCCATCTTCAGTTTCTTg GGGACAATTGTATTGTGGTTAACTGCAATGATTCCGAAAGCAAGGCCTCCCCCTTGCAATCTTCTAGTGTCAGGTCAGGCATGTAAATCAGCAACAACAGCTCAATATACAATCTTGATCTCCTCGTTTATGCTTATGTCGATTGGTGCTGGTGGTATTAGACCATGTTCGTTAGCATTTGGTGCAAATCAGTTTGATAAGCGCGATACTAATGGTAATATCAAACGCGTGTTGGAGACTTATTTTAACTGGTACTATGCTGCCGTCATGATCTCTGTTCTTATTGCTATGACTGGCATTGTATATCTTCAAGACCATATGGGATGGAAAATCGGATTTGGTGTTCCTGTGGTTATTATGTTCTTCTCTgctttcctcttttttcttgCTACTCCGCTTTATATCAAGGAAAACGTGATCAACAATTTGTTGGGTAGATTTGTTCAGGTCATTGTCGTTGCTTATAAGAACAGGAAACTTGCATATCCTGAACAGAATTCTGGTTACCATTACAATAAAGGTTCAGAATTTATCGTGCCAACGAGCAAATTAAG GTTTTTGAACAAAGCTTGCATTATAAAATCCTCTGAAGATGTTAAGCAAGATGGTGTAGCAGTCGATTCGTGGAGTCTTTGTACAGTTGAGCAAGTTGAGGAGCTAAAATCCCTCGTTAGAGTGATGCCATTGTGGTCAACAGGGATCATGGTATCGATTAACTTGAGCCAAAGTTCGTTCCCTTTACTTCAAGCTAAATCTATGGATAGACATATAACTAAACGCGTTGAAATTCCAGCAGCCTCTTTTGGGATATTTACTGTCATTGCTTTAACAGTTTGGCTTGTTGTGTATGATCGCGTGATCATTCCATTAGGATCAAGAATCAGAGGTAAACCATTTCGTATTGGAACTAAAGAAAGAATGGGAATTGGGATATTCTTTTCTTGTATGGCAATGTTACTCTCTGGGATCATTGAACATGTTCGTAGAAGGAAATCAATCGATCAAGGCCTATTGAACAACCCCGAGGGAGTAGTGGCAATGTCAGCAATGTGGCTTGTGCCACAACATTGTTTAAATGGAATAGCAGAGGCATTCAACGCGATTGGCCAAATAGAATTCTATTACTCTGAGCTCCCGAAAAGTATGTCAAGTATTGCTACCGCGATGTTTGGACTAGGAACTGCTGTGGCAAATCTGTTGGCAAGTGTGATACTGAGCAATGTGGATAGTATTACCAAAAGGGAAGGGAAAGAAAGTTGGGTTTCAAGTAATATTAATAGGGGGCATTATGAGAATTACTATTGGCTTCTTGCTATTATGACTTGTTTTAATTTGGTTTATTTTATGGTTTGTAGTTGGGCTTATGGACCTTGTGTTGAGAGTGGGAGTAAGAAATTGGTAGAGGAAGATGGTGAAATGGAACTAGAGAATGTATCTAGGCCAGGGTCAACCACTTGA
- the LOC125862011 gene encoding probable CoA ligase CCL8 isoform X1 — MSTLKFLNYFLCSNSSYIQYRFACPKNHSFISSQLRLLSSATSSISYMELVKEVASKGPESQKNVAIRADEKSYSYLQLISSARKISNLLSKLDLKTDKGIKENEHHNGARVGIVAKPSAEFVAGILGTWLSGGCAVPLALSYPESELLHVMNDSDISIILSTEDHQELMNTIAAKTGAQLSLIPSIPDVHSSTKHDQSKDMVSEGQQDLLEINSYSENPAFILYTSGTTGKPKGVVHTHNGVLAQVQMLANAWEYTPKDQFLHCLPLHHVHGLFNALLAPLYAGSTVDFVPKFSVRGIWQRWRESYPTDGTIMDNAITVFTGVPTMYARLIQGYEAMDPELKTASASAARHLRLMMSGSSALPLPVMQQWETITGHRLLERYGMTEFVMAISNPISGKRKGGTVGKPFAGVQAKILLDDESSNDKTGVGELCIKSPSLFKEYWKLPEITKQSFTEDGYFKTGDTVTVDEDGYYIILGRTNADIMKFGGYKLSALEIEAVLLEHQAISECCVLGLPDKDYGEVVCAIVVPEAEVKRRRDEELKPALTLHELSDWAKEKLAPYKIPTRLFLWESLPRNAMGKVNKKELKRKLAEDLR, encoded by the exons ATGAGCACATTGAAATTTCTCAACTACTTCCTCTGTTCTAACTCTTCATATATTCAGTATCGTTTTGCCTGTCCCAAAAATCATAGCTTTATCTCATCCCAACTTCGCCTCTTATCCTCCG ctACAAGTAGCATAAGCTATATGGAGCTGGTCAAGGAAGTTGCCAGCAAGGGACCTGAATCGCAGAAGAATGTTGCGATAAGAGCTGATGAAAAGAGCTACAGTTACCTGCAGTTGATATCATCTGCGaggaaaatatcaaatttgttAAGCAAGCTAGATCTTAAAACC GACAAAGGCATCAAAGAAAATGAACATCACAATGGAGCAAGAGTAGGGATTGTGGCCAAACCTTCTGCTGAGTTCGTTGCTGGAATACTAGGGACCTGGCTTAGTGGAGGTTGTGCAGTTCCTCTTGCTCTGAGCTACCCTGAGAGTGAACTGCTACATGTGATGAATGACTCG GACATCTCCATAATTTTGAGTACTGAAGACCACCAAGAACTTATGAATACAATTGCAGCAAAAACTGGTGCTCAGTTATCTCTCATTCCTTCAATTCCCGACGTGCATTCATCAACAAAGCATGACCAGTCAAAAGACATGGTTTCTGAGGGTCAACAAGATCTGCTAGAAATCAATTCCTACA GCGAGAACCCTGCTTTTATCTTGTACACCAGCGGCACAACAGGGAAACCAAAAGGAGTTGTCCACACACACAATGGAGTCTTAGCACAG GTCCAAATGTTAGCTAATGCATGGGAATACACGCCCAAGGATCAATTTCTGCATTGTCTACCACTCCATCAT GTGCATGGACTTTTCAATGCTTTGCTTGCCCCTCTTTATGCAGGTTCCACG GTCGACTTCGTGCCAAAATTCAGTGTGAGGGGAATTTGGCAGAGATGGCGTGAATCATATCCTACAGATGGGACTATAATGGATAATGCCATTACGGTGTTTACTGGA GTTCCAACTATGTATGCACGATTGATACAAGGTTATGAAGCAATGGATCCAGAACTAAAAACAGCTTCTGCTTCAGCAGCAAGGCACTTGCGTCTTATG ATGAGTGGCTCCTCTGCACTTCCTCTGCCCGTCATGCAGCAGTGGGAAACCATTACAGGACACCGGTTATTGGAACGTTATGGCATGACTGAG TTTGTGATGGCAATCTCTAATCCCATAAGTGGCAAGCGCAAAGGAGGTACTGTTGGCAAGCCATTTGCAGGTGTGCAG GCCAAGATACTTTTGGACGATGAAAGTAGTAATGACAAAACTGGAGTTGGGGAGCTCTGCATTAAGAGCCCATCATTGTTCAAAGAATACTGGAAATTACCTGAG ATAACCAAGCAGTCATTTACTGAAGATGGATATTTCAAGACTGGAGATACTGTTACTGTTGACGAAGATGGATATTACATCATTCTGGGAC gTACAAATGCTGATATTATGAAGTTTGGTGGATACAAATTATCAGCATTGGAAATTGAAGCAGTTCTATTGGAG CATCAAGCTATATCAGAGTGCTGTGTGTTAGGCTTGCCTGACAAAGACTATGGCGAAGTGGTATGTGCAATAGTTGTGCCTGAGGCCGAAGTCAAAAGAAGACGAGATGAGGAGCTAAAGCCTGCACTAACCTTGCACGAACTTTCTGATTGGGCAAAGGAGAAGCTTGCCCCATACAAG ATACCAACTCGTCTGTTTCTATGGGAATCTCTGCCTCGAAATGCTATGGGAAAG GTAAATAAGAAAGAGCTGAAAAGGAAGCTGGCTGAAGATCTCAGATGA